The uncultured Methanolobus sp. sequence GTATCCATGCAGAACAGGCCCATTTTAAGGATATTTGCCCTCATGAAATGGTGCAGGAAACCCTGCGGACTTTTCTGCATCTTTGTAACCGCATCGATATTACAGCTCGGACCCACAAAGGCAATACTTCTCATGCCTTCTTTTACAGCGTCCATCAAAGCTTTGAGAGTCATGCTGTGGCTGTAAATGCTGCCTGAACCTTCAAGGATATCCTCATAGGTCTTTGCAACAATAGGAACAGGTTTCCATGGCTCTTCTTCTGACTTTGTCGTTACAATGGCACAGTCGATAAGCCCTGCATCCAGTGCATAACCAAGCATAGCAGTTACAACGCCCCCGTCCTGTCCTTTCAGTTCAGGGAGCGCAGACTTCGCACAGTAAGCATTACGCAGTTTACCAACAAGTCCGGTCTCAGTTGTAATCGTCCTTGGACACTGGTTGTAACAAACACCACACGCCGTACACTTGTCTACTAGCGTGGGTTGTTCATTCTTGATAACAATAGAATCGCAGGAAGCAGAACATGCACCGCAAAGAGTACAAATTCCCGGCTTGATGATTTCTTTCCTGAGTTTTCCAAAAGAAATTTTTTCTTTTTCAGCAATGGATCTCTTCAGGCGCACAACTCTTTTTTCAACAATATCAAATTTATCTTTGCATTCAGACGAGCAGAAACTATATTTTTTCCCTGCATAATCAGCAGAATATGAGGTGTCTTCCTGCACTTTGTTTTTACAGATAGGATCGATAGGCATCTTAATCTCCCAGGATCGCGGATGTCCTTAGTATAAATCTGTATATTGTTCTTATTGTATAAAACTAAATTTGAATTTAATAATCATGATGGATCGCAGCGTAATGATTATTAGTTATAATTATTATTTATGAAAAAATATGGAGCACAATGTTTTTACACAATACGTAATATCAGGTAAATTTGTTTTCAGATAACTGAATGTGCATTTCATGGTATATTCAGGAAAATACCAACTGGAATAGAGTGACCCAAATGGTAAAATCAAATGCAAATAAAGACCTGCTTAAAGAGAAAGGTTTTCTTTCCCAGAGGCAGGAAGATTTCTTTTCAATGCGCCTGCATGCTGCAGGTGGAAATCTGACATCCGACTACCTGCGGGCAGTTGCAGATGCGGCAGACCGTTATGGCAAAGGCTATATTCACATAACCTCACGTCAGGGAATTGAAATTCCGTTCGTCCATCTGGACAATACCGAAGCCGCCAGAAATGATATGGATTCCAGTGACATCGGTCCCGGAGCTTCAGGAAAGAAAATACGTGCTGTAGTCGCCTGTCAGGGAGACCGCGTATGTAAACGTGGACTTATCGATTGTCAGGGGATATGTGAAGAAATAGACGCCCTCTATTTTGCAGAACCTGTGCCATACAAGTTCAAGATCGCCATAACAGGTTGTCCTGCATCCTGTCTTAAAGTCCAGGAGAACGACTTCGGTATCATGGGATTCTGTGAACCGGTCTTTGTGGAAGAGAATTGCGTAATGTGCAGGGCATGTGAAAAAGCATGTGGCTCATCAGCCATAAAAATCGAAAACGGAAGCCTCTATCAGGATATGGACAAATGCGTGTCCTGTGGTTCATGCATCAGGGCATGCCGTAAAGATGCCATGCAGAATCAGGAACAGGGATTCACAATATTTGTCGGTGGGAAAGTAGGTAAAAAACCACGCATGGGTGATATGCTGCTCAGAACGTCAGACAGATATGTGGTTTTTGATGTGCTTGAAAAATCCGTGAATTACTATCGTGAGAATGCTCAGGAAGGAGAAAGACTCGGTGACGTGATTGACCGTGTAGGTCTGGATGAATTCAGGGAAACAATGGAATAATCATGGCTGGCCAGATCAACAATATTTCATATTTTCATCCTTTTTTCCGCAAATTCAAATGGTATAGTAAAAGAAAAATTGCTACCTTCTCCCGGATGGCTTTCGACGCTGATATGGCCCTTATGAGCCTCAACAAGTTTTTTTACCAGGGCCAGGCCAAGTCCTGTTCCTCCGTATTTTCTGGTATTTGACCCGTCTAACTGGACAAATGTTTCAAAGATAGCTTCAATTTTTTCTTTTTCCATTCCAATCCCGGTATCAGTTACTGAAAAACATATATTATCATCGCTTGTTTTTGACTCGACCTTCACTGTTCCTCCTGATTCAGTAAACTTAATGGCGTTCTCTATCAGGTTGAAAAGTATTGTTCTGAGTTTATACGGGTCCGCAATAACAGTGTCAGGAACTGCATCTATGGCGATATCAACATTAATATTATTCTTTGATGCTTTCGCCGAAAGAAGGTCACAGGTTCCACGGATTATTTTGTTCAGATCAACAGACTGTAGGTTTAGAGTATCCACGCTTTCCTGTTCTATATGTACCAGTTCCAGGAACTTTTCTATCATATCATCAAGATTATTGCCGCTTTCATGGATATTTTTCAGGAATTTTTTCTGTATATCAGTAAAGTTATCGCTGTCGTTAAGCAGCACATCCGAAAAACCCAGCACTGCGATCAAAGGGGTCCTGAGCTCGTGGCTGATGTTCCTTATCATTTCGTTCTTCATGCGGTTAGATTCATCAGCCGCCGCCCTTGCATACAAAAGAGTTTCTTCTGCACGTACTCTGGTGCTTATGTCAACAAGTATTCCCGTAATATGGTGTGGTCTGCCATTCTCGTCTATGTTGATTGGTTTTCCTCTTACCGATACCCAATTTGTTTCCCCTGATATGTTCTGGATTTTTAAGTCCATAAAAATTGGTTTCAGTGACACGATGCTTTCTTCTACAGCTTTAATAAAGCTATCCCTGTCATCAGGATGTAAAAAAGTCGTTATAATTTCGTGAAAAGATGATGATTCTTTTGTATCGTAACCTAGCAGTGTGTACACAGCGGGACTAAGATAAAGCAGATCAGCATCTATATCCAGATCCCAAAAACCCAGTCCTGAAGCTTCTATTGCAAGGGATAATCTTTCCTCATTTTCCCTTAGTGTTTTCTCAGTTTCTTTGGCTTTTGTTATATCCCTGCATACACTGAAATACATTTCTTCTCCTTTTATGATCACTGCATTTGTACGGATCTCGACATCATAGAGACTGCCATCCTTACGGCGGTGCTTTGTCTCAAAATATATGTTTTCAACCGGTTCATAGCTGGATAAAGGTCCTTTAAAGAACTGTTCCGGTTGTTCTTCGCTTGTCCACCGTCCGTCCCAATCCCAGACATGCATCTGCATAAGCTCCTCCTGGGAATAACCAAGCATATCCGCAAATTTTTGGTTCACTTCAAGCACCCTGCCATTTTTGTCAAGGACAACTATCCCGTCGTCAGCCTGCTCAAAAAATATCAGTTTACGGATAGTCGCTTCAGCCAGTTTCTCTTCTGCCTGTCTTTCACGGCAAGAAAGTTCATGGTTTGTAATATCTGTAATAATTCCACACACATACACCGGTTTTTTGCTCTCGTCATAGATTATGCATGAATATTCGTGAACCACGCGAATATTTCTGTTATCCTGCACGATCCGGTATTCTGCATGAGCTTCATCCTGAAGTTCCCTTTCATTTGCTGCCTTATCCAGAATTATCATGTCCTCTGAATGCACATAGTCCTGTAAGACTCCACCGGAGCTTATTGTCTGACCGGGTTTAAGGCCCGAAACAATCTTATCAGGAGGACTAATATGGATTAGCTTAAGTTCAGGATATGTTGCAGACCAGACAATCACTCCCAGAGATTCCAGTACATTATCTAGATGTTTGTCTTCATCTTTTTTGTCGAAGACATCAATTGGTTTTTCTGGATTTTGTTTACCAACTTTATCTGGATATTTGTTTGTTGCCTGTTCCATTATCTCATCTCAAATCCGGGTTTTATGTATCTATGCAGCATTTTACAAGCACATCTCTTTATAAAAATACCGGTATTTATGCCTTGTTAAGGCAGCAGGTAAAAACATAATGATCTTTTCTTCTTCTTGTCAGGAAGCTCCCTTTTTCAGGGTAACAATAAAGTATATCCTGCAAAACTAAGTTATTATACTACTAAAAACGACCATGATTCTGGTATCGGAGCATACATGAACGCAGAAACCAAAGCTCAACTAATCTCAGTGGGTTCCGTTAATATGGACCCATCGCTTATCCACTGGTTAACTATTCCCACAGCCGGACCCGGAGCTGGAAACATTGCTTT is a genomic window containing:
- a CDS encoding Coenzyme F420 hydrogenase/dehydrogenase, beta subunit C-terminal domain, with translation MPIDPICKNKVQEDTSYSADYAGKKYSFCSSECKDKFDIVEKRVVRLKRSIAEKEKISFGKLRKEIIKPGICTLCGACSASCDSIVIKNEQPTLVDKCTACGVCYNQCPRTITTETGLVGKLRNAYCAKSALPELKGQDGGVVTAMLGYALDAGLIDCAIVTTKSEEEPWKPVPIVAKTYEDILEGSGSIYSHSMTLKALMDAVKEGMRSIAFVGPSCNIDAVTKMQKSPQGFLHHFMRANILKMGLFCMDTFYYEGIREFVESRDMNLADIESMKIRKGKFEFQTPDELKVFPLDEFDQYRSSSCKYCTDMAAENSDISFGGVGTAQGWTTVLARSSIGYELFNEAVDNGYIESRLLEEKEMKNALNLAKMKKIQMYSIHRREKL
- a CDS encoding 4Fe-4S binding protein is translated as MVKSNANKDLLKEKGFLSQRQEDFFSMRLHAAGGNLTSDYLRAVADAADRYGKGYIHITSRQGIEIPFVHLDNTEAARNDMDSSDIGPGASGKKIRAVVACQGDRVCKRGLIDCQGICEEIDALYFAEPVPYKFKIAITGCPASCLKVQENDFGIMGFCEPVFVEENCVMCRACEKACGSSAIKIENGSLYQDMDKCVSCGSCIRACRKDAMQNQEQGFTIFVGGKVGKKPRMGDMLLRTSDRYVVFDVLEKSVNYYRENAQEGERLGDVIDRVGLDEFRETME
- a CDS encoding PAS domain S-box protein, producing the protein MEQATNKYPDKVGKQNPEKPIDVFDKKDEDKHLDNVLESLGVIVWSATYPELKLIHISPPDKIVSGLKPGQTISSGGVLQDYVHSEDMIILDKAANERELQDEAHAEYRIVQDNRNIRVVHEYSCIIYDESKKPVYVCGIITDITNHELSCRERQAEEKLAEATIRKLIFFEQADDGIVVLDKNGRVLEVNQKFADMLGYSQEELMQMHVWDWDGRWTSEEQPEQFFKGPLSSYEPVENIYFETKHRRKDGSLYDVEIRTNAVIIKGEEMYFSVCRDITKAKETEKTLRENEERLSLAIEASGLGFWDLDIDADLLYLSPAVYTLLGYDTKESSSFHEIITTFLHPDDRDSFIKAVEESIVSLKPIFMDLKIQNISGETNWVSVRGKPINIDENGRPHHITGILVDISTRVRAEETLLYARAAADESNRMKNEMIRNISHELRTPLIAVLGFSDVLLNDSDNFTDIQKKFLKNIHESGNNLDDMIEKFLELVHIEQESVDTLNLQSVDLNKIIRGTCDLLSAKASKNNINVDIAIDAVPDTVIADPYKLRTILFNLIENAIKFTESGGTVKVESKTSDDNICFSVTDTGIGMEKEKIEAIFETFVQLDGSNTRKYGGTGLGLALVKKLVEAHKGHISVESHPGEGSNFSFTIPFEFAEKRMKI